One genomic window of Camelina sativa cultivar DH55 chromosome 5, Cs, whole genome shotgun sequence includes the following:
- the LOC104785897 gene encoding GDSL esterase/lipase At2g36325: MMNISKLTPWFLFLCLTLLSDYKVRGSISPSSQKPREGGIFGFKPKTLFVFGDSFADTGNTPTMIAASWKFPNGITFPGRPTGRFTDGRVSTDYLAKYIGLRKPCAYKWGRFGRPRQAVKRGMNFAFGGAGVFDTIFKVVPNASVQIDSLEQLIRRKVYSSADLNSSVAFFSIVGNDYLTYNGRNGSEKGRPAFIRRVVKQILLDVKRIKDLGVRKVLVALSPPQKCLPKLATPKGGCDTNDTSTYLHNSLLREGLIKLNDKMIKSNDNSFLVFDLYNAFVTIFKNKGVPGVSRFPEPLKSCCPTERGKSCGDVGIHGEKLFTLCKDPKSFFFWDNVHITDQAWRSIFSLLLPDSQF; the protein is encoded by the exons ATGATGAACATATCTAAACTCACTCCTTGGTTTCTTTTCTTGTGTCTGACTCTTCTATCAG ATTACAAGGTGAGAGGTTCAATATCTCCATCTAGCCAGAAGCCACGAGAAGGTGGCATTTTTGGTTTCAAACCTAAAACGTTGTTTGTGTTCGGAGACTCGTTCGCTGACACCGGAAACACACCTACTATGATCGCTGCCTCGTGGAAGTTTCCCAACGGAATCACTTTCCCGGGAAGGCCTACTGGTCGGTTCACCGATGGTCGTGTCTCCACTGATTATCTCG CGAAGTATATTGGACTTAGAAAGCCGTGTGCATACAAATGGGGCAGATTCGGACGACCGAGACAAGCAGTCAAAAGAGGAATGAATTTCGCATTCGGTGGAGCTGGCGTCTTTGACACAATTTTCAAAGTAGTTCCTAACGCAAGTGTGCAGATCGATTCGTTAGAACAACTCATCCGGAGAAAAGTTTATTCATCGGCCGATCTCAACTCCTCCGTCGCTTTTTTCAGCATCGTCGGCAATGACTACCTTACTTACAACGGACGCAACGGTTCCGAAAAG GGTCGTCCAGCTTTCATAAGGAGAGTTGTGAAACAGATTTTGTTGGATGTGAAGAGAATTAAGGATTTAGGAGTAAGAAAGGTTTTGGTGGCTTTATCCCCACCGCAGAAATGTTTGCCAAAGCTTGCCACTCCTAAAGGCGGCTGTGACACCAATGACACCTCGACGTACCTTCACAACAGTCTTCTCCGTGAAGGACTGATCAAACTAAACGATAAGATGATTAAGAGTAATGATAACAGTTTCCTCGTGTTTGATCTCTACAATGCTTTTGTGACCATATTCAAGAACAAAGGAGTTCCAG GAGTTTCGAGATTTCCGGAACCATTGAAGTCATGTTGTCCAACAGAACGAGGCAAATCTTGTGGCGATGTAGGCATACATGGTGAAAAGTTGTTCACTCTTTGCAAAGATCCAAAATCATTCTTCTTTTGGGACAATGTTCATATCACTGACCAAGCATGGCGTTctatattttctcttcttctacctGATTCACAGTTTTGA
- the LOC104785898 gene encoding zinc finger A20 and AN1 domain-containing stress-associated protein 4, with translation MAEEHRCETPEGHRLCVNNCGFFGSSTTMNLCSNCYGDLCLKQQQQASMISTVESSLSPSPTPLVIAPVLHDNYAAELEITIPTKKEEEKKPIQTSTESQQQRPNRCTVCRKRVGLTGFMCRCGTTFCGSHRYPEVHGCTYDFKSAGREEIKKANPLVVAAKLQKI, from the coding sequence atggcGGAGGAACATAGATGCGAGACACCAGAAGGACATCGTCTATGTGTAAACAACTGTGGTTTCTTCGGAAGCTCAACAACGATGAATCTCTGTTCAAACTGTTACGGCGATCTCTGtctcaaacaacaacaacaagcttcCATGATATCAACCGTCGAGTCATCTCTCTCCCCTTCTCCTACTCCTTTGGTGATCGCACCTGTCCTTCACGATAACTACGCGGCAGAATTAGAGATCACGATCCCgacgaagaaggaagaggagaagaagccgATTCAAACGTCGACGGAGAGTCAGCAGCAACGGCCGAACCGGTGCACCGTGTGTAGGAAACGTGTGGGGTTAACCGGGTTTATGTGCCGGTGCGGTACGACTTTTTGTGGGAGTCATAGGTACCCTGAGGTTCACGGTTGCACGTACGATTTCAAATCTGCGGGTCGTGAGGAGATCAAGAAAGCTAATCCGTTGGTCGTTGCGGCGAAGCTTCAGAAGATATGA